The sequence TCACGAGGTACGTGCCGCCTTCATAACCCGTGAACGCCCCGTCACGATCGATGATGCCCTGACCGGGACTGAAGCTGTACGTGGGTGTCAGACCGGTGATGGTGCGCCCCGCGGCATCCTTCGCGGTGACCTGGAAACGGATCACATCGCCGGTGCGCGCCTCACGTGAAGACGGTGTGATGCTCATCGACGCCACACGGGACGTCACCACGTCCACCGGCACCGTGATCGACGCACGGTCCACACGTCCGGTGAGCACGGCACGTCCGCCGGCCCGGGCTTCGATCATGCCATCGGCGTTCACCGCCACGGCCGCGGGATTGCTGCTGGTCCAGTTCACCCGATCGCGCCGCACATCACCGGCGGCGCTCTTCACCGTGGGCACGAGCACAAAACGCTGCCCGGGCACCAAGCGCGTGGGCATCTGGTCGAGCGTGATCGTCGCCGCCGGCCCGGGCACCATGCGCACTTCCACCCGCTGCGTGATGGCCGGCTGACCGACGATCTGCGCCACCACGGTCACCGGCAACGTTCCCGTCGATCCCGAATGCACCAGACCATCGGGTTCGACGCGGCCTTCGAACACCCCGCCGGCCGCCACGAAACGGATCTGCGCGTTGGCGATGGGCTGACCGGCCGCGTCCACCACCTGCGCACGCAATCGCAGCGTATCCTCGGCGACCACCACCGGATCGGCCGGTGTCACCACCAGACGCGCGCCCTGCGCGGGCGGTTGTACGACCGGCGCCGTCGCCGGTACGGCAACCGGCATCACGATGGACGGCGACGGCAACAGCGCGGCGATCACGAGCAGGGAAAGGGGCATCATGTCCGTCTCACTCCATCAGGCGTGTTCGAGACCCTGGGCGGCTTCTTCGAGTTCGGTCACGATCGGCGCGTCGAAACCGATTTCACGCAGCCGGTTCGCCACGCGGCGATACCAGCGCACCGTGCCTTCGCGTCCCGCCGAGAATCGTCCCCAGACCGTTTCGGGGAACGCCGTCCGGCGGAGATCGGACAGAATGGAGTTGGCATTGTGCACCTTGTCGGCGGCACACACCCAGAGCGCGTCTTCACTCGCGTGGCCGAGACGCTGCAGGTAGTCGTCCTTGCGTTCCTCCCACGACAACTCGACGCCATCGTCGTCGGTGCGCCGCGTGGTGACGGCGAGGACGGCATCGAGCACACTGTTGCCGAACTTCCGTCCGATGCGCTCTTCGAGCATCTCGCGCGTCAGACCGTCGCGCACACCGTCCTCGACGACATCGTGCAGGATACCGGCCACGATGGTCTCTTCCGGACAGCCGTAACGCGTGAGAATCACCGCCACGTTGGCCGGATGCGTGAGATAGGGGAGACGTGTTCCCTTGCGCACCTGTTGGTCGTGATGCTTGGCGGCGAAGGCAAACGCGTGGTTGATGCGATCGGAGTACCCGGTCATGACCAGATCATTGGCAGAGGCGACGGGATATCGCGTGTTCAGGCGGGGGTGAGAACATACGTCGTGCGACGGAACCAGGCCACCAGCGATTCGAGACCTCGCTGATCGGCTTCACCGAAGGCGTGGGGAACGGCCGAATCGATGTCCAGCACGGCCAGCAACGCGCCCGTCGCGTCGAAGACCGGCACCACGATTTCACTGCGCGAACGGGCGTCACAGGTGATGTGTCCGGGAAAGGCATGCACGTCGGGCACGATCACCGTGCGCGCTTCCGCCGCGGCCGTTCCGCACACACCGCGGCCGAATACGATGTCCTGACATCCCAGCGATCCCTGGTACGGCCCCACCCGCAGCAGATGGTCCGGCTCCACGACCCGATAGAATCCGGTCCACAGGTGGCCGAACGCATGATGCAGCAGTGCGCTCGTGGTTGCCATGCCGGCAATGATATCGTGACTGTCCCCGAGCACGAGTTGCTGGATGGACAGCAGCTGCGCATAGGCTTCGTCACGCGGGACGGACCGCAGGTCGGGGATGACGGGTTCCATCGGAATTCAGATGCGGAGAGGAGAAAGCCCGCGCGTCAGCGCAGCGGACCGATGGCGGTGATGAGCCGGAGATCGAGAATGGCGAATGCGATGCCCTGCACGATCACGGCGGTGCCTGCACCGATGGCACCGAGTCGGGGACCCCAGCGCCAGGCGGTCAGCGCCAGCGTCATGCCGACAGCGGCGTACCCCACGTCGAAACCCGTGTTCAGCCAGAGGGTGTTCACCAGTTCCTGCATGCCGGCATAGTCCCGTGGCGCGAGACGCTGCCAGCTTCGCGCCGCGGACAGCACCACGACACCACCCCAGACCGCCGTCTGGATGGCGAAGTGCCGGATCATGGCCGCGTCGGATCGTTTCCAGGCAAGCCGGGCGAACAGCGACGTGCCGGTCGCGATCGAGAGAACGCCCCAGAGCAGCAGTCGCTGCAGGTGTTCGCGTTCCAATACCAACAGCGTATCTGCCCACATGCTCTGAGACTAGCCGACGGACCTTCGGCCGACCAGCGGCGCCGCGTCCGATACACTGAGCGATGCGGTCGATACGCGCTTATGCATCCGTCGACGGAATCCCCCATGGCGCGGCCGGCAGCGCGCCGGTCCAGAGCACCACCGCACGCACTCGACGACCCTGCTCCCGCATGTGTCGCTGCGCCTGGCCGATCCACGCCAGCGACGTCACACCGAGACGGGCGCACAGCACCACATCCGCCGTCCGCGTTTCGGCGCCGGTGTGCACGGTCCCACGCCGTCGATCGGCCACGAGCACGGCAAAATCGTACGACGCGAGGATCGCGCCCAGTTCGTCCGACGCGGTGCGTTCCGCATGCATCGACGTCGAAGGCGTCGGAGGCAGGGACAGCGGAGATGCGGAACGCGCACGCACCAGATCCACGGCCGTATCACGTCCGAGGGCCATGGCCCGTCGGGTATCCCAGTGCAACGCCACGGAGGCTTCGGCAGGCGCGTCGGCACGTTGCAGCGAGGCCGCCGGCAACAGCGCGCGCAGAGGACCACCACGTTCGGCGAGATCCACCAACGCCGTCTCGCGGGATTCCCGGGCCGCCACCGCCGCCAGGTGCACACCCACGGCCGCAGCAATCAGGGGCTGATCACAGAGAATCTCCACCTCCCGGGACATGTCTCCCACATGCGTGAGCGAGAGATGCAGCAGCGGCCAGGCCTCACCACCGGTATCACCACCCGTATCGCCACGGGGAGTGCCACCGGCCCGATGCACGATGACCCGCGCGCCGGTGAGCGACTCGAGCTCCAGTGCATCGCCGACGGTGGGCCGACGCATTTCCCGCCAGAGCGCCGCACCGAATCCCGCGCTCATCCCGAGGATGAGTGACGCGAGCAGCGCGGCCACCGGAGGAATGGTCAGGGCGAACCGATCGCGTACCACGGCACGGGCGGCAGCGACGTCCTTGTTGAAGAGACGGGCGGCACCGAGTATGGAATCGGTGCGTCGCACGGTCAGGATGGCATCACGCAGGGCCGCATCGAGCACACTGTCGGCATGGACATCCGGGTTGCCGCGCGCGCCGTACGGCGCACCCTCTGCGCGAGTCGGCGTGGCATCGGTGCCCGGAAGACGCAGCCGGCGTGCGCCCATGGCCAGCAACCGATCGCCCAGGCCCGTGAGGCGGGTGGTCAGTGCGGCGTAGCGGGCGTCCGGCCCGCCGAGCGCGGCGTAGGCTTCCCGTTCCCGATGGACCTGTTCGATCGAATCCAGGGTGGCCCGGGCTGCGGCGTCACGCTGCAACACGGTCTCGGTGACGAGTACCCGATAACTCTCGACCAGCGGCGCCTGACGGGCCCGTTCGAGAGCCCGTTCGAGGGCGAGAATCGAGGAGGCATCGAGCGTGGAATCGGCCGCGCGCGAGGGAGTCGTGACATCCCCCGCCATCGGCGCGGCAGCGGAGGACGGCGCCGCAGCAGAGGCCACCGATGCCACCACGGACACCGCCGCCCGCAGGCTGTCCAGACGGGCCTGCAGCGCGTCCCGCTGCGCGCCCGCGGCCCGTTGCATCGAAAGCAGGGCCTGCGTATCCCGCGGCACGGGCAGTCCGCTCAGCGCCGCCGCCAGCGCCCGATCGGCCTGCCGCGGCGCGAGCACGAACGTCAGGATCGCCACCAGCGTCACCAGACAACTCACGGCGCCGATGAGCAGACCGTGTCGCACCGCATTGCGGGTGCGGGCCGCCAGCCAGCGGGCGCGGGTCAGGCGATCAGAAGACACGGAACGGGACACGGAAGGGCATACCCCTCAACGAACACGGGGGCTGGCGCATTGCGCCAGCCCCCGCCGTCCTGCAGAACGCGATCCGGTTTACTGGACCGTGACCTTGCCCTTCATGTTCATCGCGAGGTGCGGCGTGCAGTTGAAATCGTACGTACCGGCCGGAACGCCAGCGAACGAGATCGTGTAGCTCTCACCCGCGTTCAACAGCATCTTGCCGGAGAGCTCACCCGCCTGCTCGGGCATGTTGGCGAGCAGCGCAGCCTTGGCCGCGGCCGGAAGCGTGGCCGGGTCGAACGCCACGTTGTGCGGGCCGCCGCTGACCATGTGGAACGTGATACCGTCGCCGGCCTTGATCGTGATCTCCGCCGGTTCGAAACGGTAACCCTTCTCATCGCCGACCATGTTGACATTGTGCGTCGTGCCCGTGATCGGAGCCGCCGCTGCAGGCGCCGCCGGGGCCTCCGCCGCCGGAGCCGCCGCCGCCGCGCTGGCCGCCGAATCCGCCGTCGCCTTATCGCCACCACCGCACGCGCCAAGCATGATCGCCGCGCCGGTCACCACCGCAAAGCCGAGAAACCGCATGTCGAGAGGCCTCCAGAGCCTGATCGAGATAATTCCGTTCTACAGGACCGTTCTAACAGGACGTGTTCCTGTGCTCACAGGGCCCTGTGAGCCTTGTGAAGTTATTCACGAGCCCATCGCGCGCCAAGCCCCCACCCCATCACCATCTTGACGTGTCCACATCGGCCCACTAGCCTGCTCCGGATCTATGCCAACGCTTCGCCAGCAGCACCATCACGCGCATCATGGCCACGGCCCGACGGGTCGGGGGCGGTGGGCGCGTGTCGTGATGGCCGGCTGACAAGGCTTCCAGACACCCGCCGGCTCCCCGGGCCCGTCCTCCTCAGGACGGGCCTTTTTTGTTGACCATCACCTGATGTTCCAATAACAGGAACATTCCAAAGCCATGCTGCGCATCGCCTTACCGAACAAGGGCCGTCTCAGCGAAGACACCCGCGAACTCTTCAACGACGCCGGCCTCGAGGTCCGCTCGTCGGGAGAGCGAGCCCTGACCGCATCCCTGGGCGGGGAGTTCGAAGCCATCTTCGTCCGCGCCCAGGACATTCCCGAATTCGTGGCCGATGGCGCGGCCGACGTGGGCGTGACCGGCTGGGACCTGGTCAACGAATCGGGGAGACCGCTGACGTCCCATCTGGACCTGGGGTTCGGGCGATGCCGGCTGGTGGTCGCGGCGCGGGAGGAATCGGGAGTCCGGACGCTGGCCGATCTGGCCCGGCAGGCGCCACCGATGCGCGTCGCCACCGTGTTTCCCAACATCACGCGGCGCTTTTTCGAGAACGCCGGTGTTCCCGCCGATATCGTGCCGGTGTCCGGAGCCGCGGAGATCGCGCCGCACCTCGGCATCGCCGATGTCGTCGTCGATCTCACGTCCACCGGGTCGACACTGCGCGTGAATGGGCTGCGCGAAATCGACACGGTGCTGCGCTCGAGCGCGCATCTCATCACCGCCGAGGGCGGCCCCCGGCAGGGTGATGCGGCGCGACGCCGGGATCTCGACGATCTCGTCACCGCGCTGGCTTCGGTGATCCGCGCACGCGGCCAGCGATATCTCATGGCCAATGTTCCGCGCGAAGCACTCGATGCCGTGCGCGGCGTCTTGCCGGGACTCAATGGCCCCACCGTGATCGATATCGCCGATCATGGCCGGTATGTCGCCGTGCATGCGGTCGTGAGCGCCGACACGATCTACCGCACGATCTCGCAACTGCGTGCGCTGGGTGGCGAAGGCATTCTCGTGACCCGCATCGAGCGGCTGGTGCCATGACGGACCCGATCACATCGGCCTCATCGGCCCCATCCACCGATCCCGGCCCGTCCGATCGCGGTGTATCCGATCGCGGCGTATCCGATCGCGGTGCGTCGCTGCTGCGGGCACGGGGACGCTGGGAGGCGCTCGATGCAACGACCCGCCGTGCACTCGAGGACCGGGCATCCACCGTCGATGCGACGGTGCGCGACCGCACGCGGGCCATCATCGAGGACGTGCGTCGGCGCGGCGATGACGCGCTCCGTGAGATGGCGCGCGACTACGACCGCGTGTCACTGCACACGCTCGACGTGCCGCGCGCCGAATGGGACGATGCGCTGACACGTCTCGATCCGATGTTGCGTCGCGCGCTCGAACGTGCGGCGCGCAACATCGCGGCGGTACACCGTGATTTCCTGCCCGTCACCACACGCAGCACCCCGGAGCCGGGCATCACCGTGGTGCGTCGTCCCGATCCGCTGGGCCGTGTGGGCCTCTATGCGCCGGGTGGCCGCGCCGCGTATCCGAGTTCGCTGCTCATGGGTGCCATTCCGGCGCGGGTGGCCGGTGTGGGCGAGATCATCGTCTGCTCTCCACCGGGCCCTGATGGTCGTCCCCCTGACGTCGTACTGGCCGCCGCCGCGCTGGCCAATGTGGACCGGGTGTTTGCGCTTGGTGGGGCGGGAGCCATCGCCGCCATGGCTCTGGGAACGGCCTCGGTGCCATCCGTCGATCGCATCATGGGACCGGGGAATGCATACGTGGCGGAAGCCAAGCTGCAGCTCGTGTCATCAGTGGCCATCGACGCGCCGGCCGGGCCGAGCGAGTTGCTCGTACTCGCCGACGACAGCGCAAACACGGAGGCCGATGCGGATGCCAATGCGGATACCATCGCCCGTGAGATGCTGGCGCAGGCCGAACACGATCCCGATGCGGCCGTGCTGGCCGTGATCGTATCGGAAGAGCGCGTGTCATCGCTGGCGATGCGTGTGGAAGCGGCGTTGTCCACGCAGCTCGCGAGTGCTCCACGAGCCGACGTGATCCGCGCGGCGCTCGCGGCACGCGGCGGTGTGGTGCAGGTGTCATCTCTCGAGCAGGGCATCACGTTCGCCAATCGCTGGGCGGCGGAGCATCTGCTGCTCCTGGTGGGAGACGCCGTGCGGGATCGTACGCTGGCCGCGTTGCGCAATGTGGGGACGGTGTTTGTCGGCGCATCGAGCTCGGTGGCATTCGGCGACTACATGACCGGCGCCAATCATGTGCTGCCCACGGCGGGAGCCGCGCGCAGCTATTCGGGGCTGTCCACACTCGACTTCGTGCGATGGACCACGTGGCAGGAGGTCACCCCCGCCGCGGCCGCGATGCTGGCGCCCGATGTGGCCTGCTTTGCCGATGCGGAAGGCCTGCCGGCGCATGCGGCGGCGGCGCGCGCCTGGGTCAATGCCTCGCAGTCGGAATCAGGGCACGCATCAGGGTCTGCATCGGGATCTGCATCGGGGCCCGGAGTCGATGGCACCGCCCGATCGGGTGACACACACCGGCGTTTCGCCCGCCCCGTGTATGACGACGTGCCGCTGTACGACCCCAAACGTGCACCGGTGGCGCTCGATCTCACGGACAACACCAACCTCTGGGGCATGCCGCCGGCCGCCGAACGGACGTGGCGGGACATGCCGGTCACCCAGGTGACGCGGTATCCGTCGCTGTACGCCGCCGAACTCAAGACCGCGCTGGCTTCGTACGTGGGCACCACGCCCGATCGTCTCGTGACCGGATGTGGCTCGGACGACATTCTCGACAGCGCCATGCGCGCCTTCGGTGAACCGGGAGGTGAACCGGGATCGGTGGTGGCGGGCAGCGAACCGTCGTTCGCGATGATTCCGATCTTCGCGCGCATGAATGGGCTGCGCTACGTGGGCGTCACCGAACGGGCCGACGGTCAACCCGATCTCGAAGCGCTCCTGGCGGTCCGCCCGCGCATTCTCTATCTCTGCTCGCCCAACAACCCCACGGGTGCGCTGCTCTCGCGTGAACTGCTCGAGCGGGCCGTGCGTGAAGTGCCCGGCGTGGTGTTTCTCGACGAAGCGTACGCGGAATTTGCGGGCGTCTCGGCCGTGGATCTCGCCCAACGCGTGGACAACCTGCTCGTCATCCGGACCATGTCCAAGGCATTCGGGTTGGCCGGTCTGCGTGTCGGATACGCCATCGGTGCGCCGGCGCTCGTGCGCGACGTGGAGAAATCGCGCGGGCCGTACAAACTGAACGCCATGGCCGAACAGGCGGCACTCGCCGCATTGCGTCAGGATCTGCCCTGGGTGGAGGAACACGTGGCACTCGCCGTGACCAATCGGGACCGGTTGGCGCAGGCGCTGTCGGCACGGGGATTTTCCCCCTTGCCATCGCATGCCAACTATGTGTGTGTACCGGTCGACCATGCGGTGGCGGTTGGTCAGGCGCTGCGCGCCCGCGGCGTCGCAGCCCGTCCGTTCGAAGCGCTGCCGCATGTCGGTGATACCCTCCGCATCAGTGTCGGCCCGTGGCCGCTGCTCGAACAGTTCCTGGCCGCGTTCGACGACGCGGTCCGCGAGGTGAACGGTTGATGTCCGCGTCTGCATTCATGTCGTCTTCCATGTCGTCCTCCTCTCCGCTGCGTGTCACGGTCTTCGACTACGGCGCCGGCAATCTCCATTCCCTCGTCAAAGCGCTGGAAACGCATGGGGCACTGGTGCAGGTCGAAACCGATCCGGAATCGGCCGTGCACGACACCGACGCGCTCGTGCTGCCGGGCGTCGGAGCATTCGCGCCGGCAGCCGCACGACTCGCCCCCGGTCGGGAGATGATGCGCGAGGCCCTGTTCGATGGACTGCCCACGCTCGGCATCTGTCTGGGCATGCAACTGCTGTTCGATGGCAGTGACGAAGGTCCCGGACGCGGACTGGGTATCATCCCCGGTCAGGTGCAACGCCTCGCCGCGGTGCGCGTTCCGCAGATCGGCTGGAACCGTCTCGAGGACAGCACCGATCCGTTGGTGAACGCGGCGCATCTCGACGTGGCCTACTATGCGAACAGTTTCGTGGGACGCCCCACTGTCGATGGGCAGCGCTACGTGACCGCATGGAGCACGCACGAAGCCGATCGGTTCCCCGCAGTCGTGCGACGCGACCATGTCGTCGGCACACAGTTCCATCCCGAAAAATCCAGCGCGCGGGGTCTCGCCTTCATTCGCGCCTTTCTGTCGTTGGCCTCTTCACTCCGGAGCATGGCATGATCGCGATCCCTGCGGTGGATCTGCGTGGTGGACAGTGTGTGCAGTTGGTGGGCGGTGACTACGGGCAGGAACAGGTGCGTCTCGACGATCCGCTGTCGGTGGCGCGCGACTGGATCCGCACCGGTTTCAATCGCCTGCACATCGTCGATCTCGACGCCGCCACGGGCCGGGGCCACAATCACGACGTCATCCGCGATCTGCTGCGCGAGAGCGCCGTGCCCGTGCAGGTGGGCGGCGGGGTGCGTGACGAATCACGCATCGAACAGTTGATCGACGACGGAGCCGAATGGGTGGTGGTGGGCACACGCGCGGTGGAAGACGAAGACTGGCGTGAAGAGATGGCCGGGCGTTTTCCCGGTCGCCTCATCGTGGCGGCCGATGTACGGGAACGGCGGGTCGTGACCCACGGCTGGGCGGAGACATCGCGGCTGGATGTCATCGATTTTGTGGAGTCGCTGCGCACGTTGCCGCTGGCCGGTGTGCTGGTCACGGCGGTGCATCTCGAAGGCCGCATGCAGGGCACGGATCTGCCGCTCATGGAGGACGTGGTCGAAGCGAGCGTGTGGCCGGTCTTTGCATCGGGCGGCGTGACGAGTCTCGACGACATGCGGGCACTCGAGCATCGCGGCCT comes from Gemmatimonas aurantiaca and encodes:
- the hisD gene encoding histidinol dehydrogenase, with the translated sequence MTDPITSASSAPSTDPGPSDRGVSDRGVSDRGASLLRARGRWEALDATTRRALEDRASTVDATVRDRTRAIIEDVRRRGDDALREMARDYDRVSLHTLDVPRAEWDDALTRLDPMLRRALERAARNIAAVHRDFLPVTTRSTPEPGITVVRRPDPLGRVGLYAPGGRAAYPSSLLMGAIPARVAGVGEIIVCSPPGPDGRPPDVVLAAAALANVDRVFALGGAGAIAAMALGTASVPSVDRIMGPGNAYVAEAKLQLVSSVAIDAPAGPSELLVLADDSANTEADADANADTIAREMLAQAEHDPDAAVLAVIVSEERVSSLAMRVEAALSTQLASAPRADVIRAALAARGGVVQVSSLEQGITFANRWAAEHLLLLVGDAVRDRTLAALRNVGTVFVGASSSVAFGDYMTGANHVLPTAGAARSYSGLSTLDFVRWTTWQEVTPAAAAMLAPDVACFADAEGLPAHAAAARAWVNASQSESGHASGSASGSASGPGVDGTARSGDTHRRFARPVYDDVPLYDPKRAPVALDLTDNTNLWGMPPAAERTWRDMPVTQVTRYPSLYAAELKTALASYVGTTPDRLVTGCGSDDILDSAMRAFGEPGGEPGSVVAGSEPSFAMIPIFARMNGLRYVGVTERADGQPDLEALLAVRPRILYLCSPNNPTGALLSRELLERAVREVPGVVFLDEAYAEFAGVSAVDLAQRVDNLLVIRTMSKAFGLAGLRVGYAIGAPALVRDVEKSRGPYKLNAMAEQAALAALRQDLPWVEEHVALAVTNRDRLAQALSARGFSPLPSHANYVCVPVDHAVAVGQALRARGVAARPFEALPHVGDTLRISVGPWPLLEQFLAAFDDAVREVNG
- a CDS encoding 1-(5-phosphoribosyl)-5-[(5-phosphoribosylamino)methylideneamino] imidazole-4-carboxamide isomerase, which codes for MIAIPAVDLRGGQCVQLVGGDYGQEQVRLDDPLSVARDWIRTGFNRLHIVDLDAATGRGHNHDVIRDLLRESAVPVQVGGGVRDESRIEQLIDDGAEWVVVGTRAVEDEDWREEMAGRFPGRLIVAADVRERRVVTHGWAETSRLDVIDFVESLRTLPLAGVLVTAVHLEGRMQGTDLPLMEDVVEASVWPVFASGGVTSLDDMRALEHRGLGGAVLGMALYTGVLDARRLAEEFGV
- a CDS encoding HD domain-containing protein → MTGYSDRINHAFAFAAKHHDQQVRKGTRLPYLTHPANVAVILTRYGCPEETIVAGILHDVVEDGVRDGLTREMLEERIGRKFGNSVLDAVLAVTTRRTDDDGVELSWEERKDDYLQRLGHASEDALWVCAADKVHNANSILSDLRRTAFPETVWGRFSAGREGTVRWYRRVANRLREIGFDAPIVTELEEAAQGLEHA
- a CDS encoding GAF domain-containing protein — protein: MEPVIPDLRSVPRDEAYAQLLSIQQLVLGDSHDIIAGMATTSALLHHAFGHLWTGFYRVVEPDHLLRVGPYQGSLGCQDIVFGRGVCGTAAAEARTVIVPDVHAFPGHITCDARSRSEIVVPVFDATGALLAVLDIDSAVPHAFGEADQRGLESLVAWFRRTTYVLTPA
- a CDS encoding plastocyanin/azurin family copper-binding protein — translated: MRFLGFAVVTGAAIMLGACGGGDKATADSAASAAAAAPAAEAPAAPAAAAPITGTTHNVNMVGDEKGYRFEPAEITIKAGDGITFHMVSGGPHNVAFDPATLPAAAKAALLANMPEQAGELSGKMLLNAGESYTISFAGVPAGTYDFNCTPHLAMNMKGKVTVQ
- the hisG gene encoding ATP phosphoribosyltransferase: MLRIALPNKGRLSEDTRELFNDAGLEVRSSGERALTASLGGEFEAIFVRAQDIPEFVADGAADVGVTGWDLVNESGRPLTSHLDLGFGRCRLVVAAREESGVRTLADLARQAPPMRVATVFPNITRRFFENAGVPADIVPVSGAAEIAPHLGIADVVVDLTSTGSTLRVNGLREIDTVLRSSAHLITAEGGPRQGDAARRRDLDDLVTALASVIRARGQRYLMANVPREALDAVRGVLPGLNGPTVIDIADHGRYVAVHAVVSADTIYRTISQLRALGGEGILVTRIERLVP
- the hisH gene encoding imidazole glycerol phosphate synthase subunit HisH, whose amino-acid sequence is MRVTVFDYGAGNLHSLVKALETHGALVQVETDPESAVHDTDALVLPGVGAFAPAAARLAPGREMMREALFDGLPTLGICLGMQLLFDGSDEGPGRGLGIIPGQVQRLAAVRVPQIGWNRLEDSTDPLVNAAHLDVAYYANSFVGRPTVDGQRYVTAWSTHEADRFPAVVRRDHVVGTQFHPEKSSARGLAFIRAFLSLASSLRSMA